From Paenibacillus graminis, a single genomic window includes:
- a CDS encoding DUF4317 domain-containing protein, whose translation MNKKEVAHIRKQFKLDHDLMNIYDILNVYIMKETNEIYHWERLPFGLVDREKQELYMGNFKKLLTGELDHKLFELKFQEEAEEPARVMLHQGLVTGDPEEWQDLMMMLVDKMLVDAKYEKDMVVTFVRGQYYRPTKARNEEAEESGKDEMFAHPFILCSVNSTEQQRKNLMFDYVEREFKYNIIVDPIIKLSSPEQGFFYPSVTDNYSDVNRILYCTGKSNYPDPQFIEQVLNAERSVTALEERSFFEEIVKELAGEQLDTTTLAQVYEEIQQVIEGGEGEEEPPKLDYKDVERVLAASGVENVTAEKVERAFETVIDDKYYEMKASSVIPKYTTKSIKIETKVATISVSPQDLRYVKQVNYQGKRCLMIEVDEEVVIEGFTLSTETL comes from the coding sequence ATGAATAAAAAAGAAGTCGCGCACATACGCAAGCAATTTAAGCTGGACCATGATTTGATGAACATCTACGACATTCTGAATGTGTACATTATGAAGGAAACTAACGAAATCTATCATTGGGAGCGCCTGCCGTTTGGTCTTGTGGACCGAGAGAAGCAGGAGCTGTATATGGGCAATTTCAAAAAACTGCTCACCGGCGAGCTGGACCATAAGCTGTTCGAGCTGAAGTTTCAGGAGGAAGCGGAGGAGCCGGCGCGGGTCATGCTTCACCAAGGTCTGGTGACAGGGGATCCTGAAGAATGGCAGGACCTGATGATGATGCTCGTGGACAAGATGCTGGTAGATGCCAAGTATGAAAAGGATATGGTGGTCACCTTTGTCCGCGGGCAGTATTACCGGCCGACTAAGGCCAGGAATGAAGAAGCCGAAGAGAGCGGGAAGGACGAGATGTTCGCGCATCCGTTCATTCTGTGCAGCGTAAATTCCACGGAACAGCAGCGCAAAAACCTCATGTTCGACTATGTAGAGCGGGAATTCAAGTACAATATCATTGTCGATCCGATCATCAAGCTGAGCTCGCCGGAGCAGGGCTTCTTTTATCCGAGTGTGACGGACAACTATTCGGATGTGAACCGCATTCTGTATTGTACGGGCAAATCGAATTATCCGGATCCGCAGTTCATCGAGCAAGTCCTAAATGCCGAGAGATCGGTAACCGCTTTGGAAGAGAGAAGCTTTTTTGAAGAGATCGTGAAGGAATTGGCGGGCGAACAGCTCGATACAACCACCCTCGCCCAGGTATATGAGGAAATCCAGCAGGTCATCGAAGGCGGCGAAGGGGAGGAAGAACCTCCTAAGCTGGATTACAAAGATGTGGAACGCGTCCTGGCGGCAAGCGGTGTAGAGAACGTGACAGCGGAAAAGGTGGAGCGGGCGTTCGAAACGGTCATCGACGATAAGTACTACGAAATGAAGGCAAGCAGCGTTATCCCGAAATATACGACCAAATCGATTAAGATCGAGACGAAGGTAGCCACGATTTCGGTCAGCCCGCAGGATCTAAGGTATGTGAAGCAGGTGAATTATCAAGGAAAACGCTGCCTCATGATCGAGGTGGACGAGGAAGTCGTGATTGAAGGATTTACGCTCAGTACTGAGACGTTATAA
- a CDS encoding winged helix-turn-helix transcriptional regulator: protein MKQYHLGIEATLEIIGGKWKALIICLLISGAKRTSELQRHIHGISQKVLIQQLRELEEDGLVRRHVYQQMPPKVEYSLTEYGVTANKIVDVMCTWGKENIKRRQCQGEDIVLLEDESMGDFE from the coding sequence ATGAAACAATATCATCTGGGGATCGAGGCAACACTTGAAATCATCGGCGGAAAGTGGAAAGCGCTGATCATCTGCTTATTGATCTCCGGTGCAAAACGAACAAGCGAATTACAGCGCCACATTCACGGCATTTCACAAAAGGTTCTGATCCAGCAGCTCCGGGAGCTTGAGGAGGATGGGCTCGTCAGAAGACATGTATACCAGCAGATGCCGCCAAAAGTCGAATACAGCCTCACGGAATATGGGGTTACCGCCAATAAGATTGTTGACGTGATGTGTACTTGGGGGAAAGAGAATATCAAAAGGAGACAATGCCAAGGAGAAGATATCGTCTTGCTGGAGGATGAGTCCATGGGGGATTTTGAGTAG
- a CDS encoding sensor histidine kinase: MKMTFRYRLLASYIFLIAIPLLVLGTVFYRTSLRIITEQAQRNVYEIVKKNNEVMDTKLRIVDQNSMSLFLDKDLFRIFNQLDPANEAGLFEADRQVTAILGKYFSQNQDIYAYQLWTSYFTFGQTLPQGDPTQSDIYHMARQAGGKLVWVPTYDFVSMFHQPYLQSGNLEFRYLFSATRVLDFTYLGNTRLEKMDARVERPVLAISFKSEVLKSLYADSISGSSRYMVLDPYDKVVASSEPGAVAHTYKEAWLDKLKLEGSGARRMTLDGEAVIVCFDRSEVTGWMSVVWIPEAGLLSSFVPVIRTSITVLAVVLGIAAFILAFFIAGKITKPIKRLLSAMRSVGEGDFQTRVEVVANDEFGILTKRFNRMNDRIHLLVTENYEIKLKEKEAEIQALTMQMHPHFLYNTLNVMNWTAIENDQQELSRMLVCLSNMLHYTSRKTWDAVHLSEEMNWMDNYFYIMSIRFEDKFMVEYDIDPQLYEYDVPRLLFQPFVENAILHGFNQTESGGIITIRGWMMQGTRFYEVADNGCGMSQETVHAIVYQKSSSVGIKNTIDRIQITYGTPYGVSIISAPGQGTRVVITLPV; encoded by the coding sequence ATGAAGATGACCTTCCGGTACCGGCTGCTGGCCAGTTATATATTTCTGATCGCCATCCCCCTTCTCGTCCTGGGGACCGTGTTCTATCGGACCAGCCTGCGGATTATCACGGAGCAGGCGCAGCGGAATGTGTATGAGATTGTCAAAAAGAACAATGAGGTCATGGATACCAAGCTGCGGATCGTGGACCAGAACAGCATGTCCTTATTTCTGGATAAGGATTTATTCCGCATTTTCAACCAGCTGGACCCCGCCAACGAAGCGGGGCTTTTTGAAGCGGACCGGCAGGTCACGGCAATACTCGGCAAATACTTTTCACAGAATCAGGATATTTATGCCTATCAGCTGTGGACCTCTTACTTCACCTTCGGACAAACCCTGCCCCAAGGCGACCCGACGCAATCGGATATCTATCATATGGCGCGGCAGGCGGGAGGGAAATTGGTATGGGTTCCAACCTACGATTTCGTATCCATGTTCCATCAGCCCTATCTCCAGAGCGGAAATCTGGAGTTCCGTTATCTGTTCTCCGCTACACGCGTGCTTGATTTCACGTATCTGGGCAATACGAGGCTGGAAAAGATGGATGCCCGGGTGGAGCGGCCTGTACTTGCCATCAGCTTCAAATCCGAGGTGCTGAAATCCTTGTACGCGGACAGCATTTCGGGAAGCTCGCGTTATATGGTGCTTGATCCGTACGATAAGGTCGTGGCCAGCAGTGAGCCGGGGGCTGTAGCGCATACTTATAAGGAGGCATGGCTCGATAAGCTGAAGCTGGAGGGAAGCGGGGCCCGGCGGATGACTCTGGACGGGGAAGCGGTCATTGTCTGTTTTGACCGCTCGGAGGTTACCGGATGGATGTCCGTGGTCTGGATTCCGGAAGCGGGGCTGCTGAGCAGCTTTGTGCCCGTAATCCGGACTTCCATTACCGTACTGGCGGTTGTGCTCGGCATTGCGGCCTTTATTCTCGCTTTCTTTATCGCCGGCAAAATCACCAAGCCGATCAAGAGGCTGTTAAGCGCGATGAGGTCGGTGGGCGAGGGGGATTTTCAGACCCGGGTGGAGGTTGTGGCCAACGATGAGTTCGGCATCTTGACCAAGCGCTTCAACCGGATGAATGACCGCATTCATCTGCTGGTCACGGAGAATTACGAGATTAAGCTGAAGGAAAAGGAAGCCGAAATTCAGGCGCTTACGATGCAGATGCATCCGCATTTTCTATACAATACCCTGAATGTAATGAACTGGACGGCGATAGAGAACGATCAGCAGGAGCTGAGCAGAATGCTGGTCTGCTTATCCAACATGCTGCACTACACCTCCAGAAAGACCTGGGATGCGGTCCATCTGTCTGAAGAAATGAACTGGATGGATAACTATTTCTATATCATGTCGATCCGTTTCGAGGACAAGTTCATGGTAGAGTATGATATCGATCCGCAGCTCTATGAATATGATGTGCCAAGGCTTTTGTTCCAGCCATTTGTAGAGAATGCGATTCTGCACGGCTTCAACCAGACGGAATCGGGCGGCATTATCACCATTCGCGGCTGGATGATGCAGGGAACCCGGTTTTACGAGGTAGCCGATAACGGATGCGGCATGAGCCAGGAGACGGTTCATGCGATTGTGTACCAGAAATCCTCTTCCGTGGGTATTAAGAATACTATTGACCGCATTCAGATCACTTATGGCACGCCATACGGCGTTTCCATTATTTCCGCTCCGGGACAAGGGACGAGGGTTGTGATTACACTGCCGGTATAA
- a CDS encoding metal-dependent hydrolase family protein → MKTGYAFKNCNVIYGEAGRGVDTHMTILIQDGLIQEIGKASDVAVPGHYQAIDVEGKYVMPGLINAHVHLFADGKPFTLSASEGLLDFAFHHLLDTRLGRSVLKKRMKRNALTALHSGVTTMRSVGEFLYTDVQLRDEIKANQFVGPNLLVSGYFLSVTGGHGAPYLALVGDSPWEARRNVRINVKNGVDLIKICVTGGVTDARTVGEAGRLQMTEEEVAAICEEAHKIGIRVAAHVESTEGVRIALKGGVDTIEHGAEMDEEIINLYQNNPRALKGYTALIPTLQAAYPSAKLDLSLTKVSETVKENSRRVYDSMLKGVRQAVEHGIQIGVGTDAAMPYVTHYDLWRELDHFMRQTKLNPRRIIEQVTKSNAEILGIDHLTGSIDIGKQADLIVLEQNPLDNIQALADTAMVMVRGNLIQTPSVTRIQAVDELLDLVWTIQE, encoded by the coding sequence GTGAAGACAGGTTACGCATTTAAGAACTGCAATGTGATTTATGGAGAAGCAGGAAGAGGCGTAGATACCCATATGACGATACTGATTCAGGATGGGCTGATTCAGGAGATCGGGAAGGCCAGTGATGTGGCTGTTCCGGGACATTATCAAGCAATCGATGTAGAAGGGAAATATGTGATGCCCGGGCTGATTAATGCGCATGTCCATCTTTTTGCCGACGGTAAGCCGTTTACGCTGTCAGCCAGCGAAGGGCTGCTGGATTTTGCGTTTCATCATCTGTTGGATACGAGGCTGGGCCGGAGCGTGCTGAAGAAACGGATGAAGCGAAATGCCCTGACCGCCCTGCATTCCGGGGTAACCACTATGCGCAGCGTAGGGGAGTTCTTGTATACCGATGTGCAGTTGAGGGATGAAATTAAGGCGAATCAGTTTGTCGGGCCTAATCTGCTGGTGTCCGGTTATTTTCTGAGCGTAACGGGCGGGCATGGTGCACCTTATTTGGCTTTGGTTGGCGATTCACCATGGGAAGCGAGAAGAAATGTAAGAATCAACGTGAAAAATGGAGTAGACCTCATCAAAATCTGTGTGACCGGCGGGGTTACCGATGCCAGAACAGTCGGGGAAGCGGGCCGCCTGCAAATGACGGAGGAAGAAGTCGCCGCTATTTGTGAAGAAGCCCATAAAATCGGCATACGTGTAGCGGCCCATGTGGAAAGCACCGAAGGGGTGAGAATCGCGCTAAAGGGCGGGGTCGATACCATTGAACACGGCGCGGAGATGGATGAGGAGATTATCAACCTGTACCAGAATAATCCCAGGGCATTAAAAGGCTACACTGCTTTGATTCCAACGTTGCAGGCGGCATATCCCAGTGCCAAATTGGACCTGAGCCTGACGAAGGTAAGTGAGACGGTTAAGGAAAATTCCCGGCGGGTGTATGACTCCATGCTGAAAGGGGTGCGGCAGGCCGTAGAGCATGGTATCCAGATTGGCGTTGGTACGGATGCCGCGATGCCCTATGTCACCCATTATGATCTGTGGCGGGAGCTGGACCATTTCATGAGACAAACGAAGCTGAACCCGCGCCGGATCATTGAGCAGGTGACGAAATCTAATGCGGAAATTCTGGGGATCGATCACCTGACGGGGAGCATTGATATCGGCAAGCAGGCGGATTTAATCGTGCTGGAGCAGAACCCGCTGGATAACATACAAGCTTTGGCGGACACAGCTATGGTTATGGTCAGAGGAAACCTTATACAGACGCCATCGGTGACCCGAATTCAGGCAGTGGACGAGCTGCTTGATTTGGTGTGGACCATTCAGGAGTGA
- a CDS encoding response regulator produces the protein MRILIVDDEPRHLRGMVNLIHRLRPEDQVAVAKDGLAAMELAKSHRPEAILTDIRMPGMDGLEFLERLKQEGIKAKVVMVSAYNLFEYAQTAVRHGAYDYLLKPVDVQKIEDLLSRIDVQLNAERKQRREAEALERRLQLSSCAYRNRLILAWLNGSATVPELEELNRYEWLQESGVVVYSELECFREGAQQQDSDQLVSRLEQVWSQWGETLTVPLSGTLEDGRQAAVTLVGLRRLDGEKREEARTFAAGLASGWAHTGRLAHGIGPESPSLLADAPQAYLLARMAYSYNFYSCWSGLVFSDEISSSPMAPSPDWGRLYEALKGDDAALVLRVCSGIFTQLADGGHAAPLLLKEKASLMLLQIRSDNQDILDRKAGQMLADTATMLIRSCSSYQELMARLEKALREVQLALSLSRQDRGEIVITECLSWIQEHTKEEVTLERAADYFHFNPSYFSTLFKSRTGRTFSEHVTAVRMKRAKELLAEDKLRIYEISVECGFQDPKYFCRVFKKYHSMSPKTYKHVLSQRKREA, from the coding sequence GTGAGAATATTGATCGTGGATGATGAGCCCAGGCATCTGCGGGGAATGGTTAACCTGATTCACCGCCTTCGGCCGGAAGACCAGGTTGCCGTGGCAAAGGATGGCTTGGCGGCCATGGAACTGGCGAAATCGCATCGCCCGGAGGCGATATTGACGGATATCCGTATGCCTGGCATGGATGGACTGGAGTTTCTGGAGCGGCTCAAACAAGAGGGCATTAAAGCCAAAGTTGTAATGGTATCCGCTTACAATCTGTTCGAATATGCGCAGACGGCGGTCCGTCACGGCGCTTATGATTACCTGCTGAAGCCGGTGGACGTCCAGAAAATAGAGGATCTATTGAGCCGCATCGACGTTCAGCTCAATGCGGAACGGAAGCAGCGCCGCGAAGCGGAGGCGCTGGAGCGCCGCCTTCAGCTGTCTTCCTGTGCCTACCGCAACCGCCTAATCCTGGCCTGGCTGAACGGAAGTGCGACAGTGCCGGAGCTGGAGGAGCTGAACCGTTATGAATGGCTGCAGGAGAGCGGGGTTGTGGTGTATTCGGAGCTGGAATGCTTCCGGGAAGGCGCTCAACAGCAGGACAGTGACCAGCTCGTAAGCAGGCTTGAGCAGGTCTGGTCTCAATGGGGGGAGACGCTCACGGTTCCGTTAAGCGGAACGCTGGAGGATGGACGCCAGGCAGCCGTTACCTTGGTTGGCCTGAGGCGGCTTGACGGAGAGAAGCGGGAAGAGGCGCGTACCTTCGCCGCCGGCCTGGCGTCCGGTTGGGCGCATACGGGACGCCTTGCCCATGGGATCGGGCCGGAATCCCCTTCCCTGCTTGCAGACGCGCCGCAGGCTTATCTCTTAGCCAGAATGGCTTACAGCTATAATTTTTATAGTTGCTGGAGCGGGCTGGTTTTTTCAGATGAAATCTCTTCCTCTCCCATGGCGCCAAGTCCGGATTGGGGCAGGCTGTACGAAGCCTTGAAGGGGGACGATGCCGCTCTTGTTCTGCGCGTATGCAGCGGAATATTTACACAGCTCGCAGACGGCGGGCATGCCGCTCCGCTGCTTCTGAAGGAGAAGGCGTCGCTTATGCTGCTCCAGATCCGGAGTGACAACCAGGATATTCTGGACAGGAAGGCCGGGCAGATGCTCGCGGATACCGCCACAATGCTTATCCGTTCGTGCAGTTCGTATCAGGAATTAATGGCCCGGCTGGAAAAGGCTCTCCGGGAGGTACAGCTTGCGCTGAGCTTGTCCAGACAGGATAGAGGGGAGATCGTCATCACTGAATGTCTAAGCTGGATACAGGAACATACGAAGGAAGAGGTGACGCTTGAACGCGCTGCGGATTACTTCCATTTCAACCCTTCCTACTTCAGTACGCTGTTCAAGAGCAGGACGGGACGGACCTTCTCTGAGCATGTAACGGCAGTCCGGATGAAGCGGGCCAAGGAGCTGCTTGCGGAGGATAAGCTTAGAATATACGAGATCTCTGTAGAGTGCGGATTTCAGGACCCCAAATATTTCTGCCGCGTATTCAAAAAATATCACAGCATGTCGCCCAAAACCTATAAGCATGTACTCTCGCAAAGGAAACGGGAGGCATGA
- a CDS encoding TetR/AcrR family transcriptional regulator: MQAKKDEVKRDIESAALKVFFRKGFADAKMNDIADEIQISVGNIYTYFKNKQELFYAVVPPSLVEYLKNVLVESIRLDNQTFFDRGSNDKQSAIVQEQMNLLTQYSMQIVIIFEKNKGTVYSNAKNELIELMIETKKPYIKDHYKRYEIGTEENMILLSIIAGNVINMILDLLKREMGADSRRRIFEAMRLYWLHGLTGINE; this comes from the coding sequence ATGCAAGCGAAGAAAGACGAAGTGAAGAGGGATATCGAATCCGCTGCTTTGAAGGTGTTTTTCCGCAAAGGCTTTGCGGATGCCAAGATGAACGATATTGCCGATGAAATCCAGATTTCGGTCGGGAATATTTATACTTATTTTAAAAATAAACAGGAATTATTCTATGCCGTGGTTCCGCCGTCATTGGTGGAGTATTTGAAGAATGTGCTGGTGGAGAGCATCCGTCTGGATAACCAGACTTTTTTTGACCGGGGGAGTAATGACAAGCAATCGGCCATCGTCCAGGAGCAAATGAACCTGTTAACCCAGTACAGCATGCAGATCGTCATTATTTTCGAAAAGAATAAAGGAACGGTCTACAGCAATGCCAAAAACGAGCTGATTGAGCTGATGATCGAAACCAAAAAGCCTTATATAAAGGATCATTATAAAAGATATGAAATCGGCACCGAGGAAAATATGATTCTGCTGAGCATTATCGCGGGCAATGTCATCAATATGATTCTGGATTTATTGAAGCGGGAGATGGGCGCCGATAGCCGGAGACGGATTTTTGAGGCCATGCGTTTATACTGGCTGCATGGACTAACAGGGATAAATGAGTAA
- a CDS encoding ABC transporter substrate-binding protein, with protein MLRQRKSIFTVMALVLMLAAVLSACSKSGSESSDASAPPGNSGSKEKITLRMTVWGSPEEVAPYKKAIQRFEDKFPNIKVELQHIAADYDTKLTTMVAGNDVPDVAMMESGTIAFPLAEQGKFYNLQEFLDKDSDISPDTLVPNIIYSLEPGNVIGIGPGPESFGLFYNEDIFKEAGIAPPPSNVADAWTWDEFVETAKKLTVDTNGKTAADPGFDPRKIKQYGVNASTWWGVYSNFIYSNGGDFISADGKSFGLNQPEAVEAIQKISDLMNVYHVSPSPVQSKNIPATNVALQTKKVAMTVDGQWASAGLAQSKFNFNVGVMPVLKEPVTTVVCAMFSIFKSTEHPQEAWELMKALVDPEASIDMITAGTWMPSLKDWYTDPALLAKWTENLEARPSGYKEAIVDVILTKGHQTPTGYVKNFNNIMDIVNPALDKVWLGQQSAQEAMDSIAAKVQAQIKGRRDIKE; from the coding sequence ATGTTGCGACAAAGAAAATCGATCTTCACTGTAATGGCACTGGTTCTGATGCTTGCCGCTGTGTTGTCTGCATGCTCGAAATCCGGTTCAGAAAGCTCCGATGCTTCAGCGCCTCCCGGGAATTCCGGGTCCAAGGAGAAGATTACCTTGCGGATGACGGTCTGGGGCTCGCCCGAAGAAGTGGCTCCATACAAAAAGGCCATCCAGAGATTCGAGGACAAATTTCCCAATATCAAGGTGGAGCTTCAGCATATTGCCGCTGATTATGATACCAAGCTTACAACCATGGTAGCCGGAAATGATGTTCCGGATGTCGCCATGATGGAATCCGGCACCATCGCTTTTCCTCTGGCAGAACAGGGGAAGTTCTATAATCTCCAGGAATTTCTCGACAAAGATTCCGATATCAGCCCCGATACTCTGGTTCCTAATATTATCTATTCTCTGGAGCCGGGAAATGTAATCGGCATTGGTCCGGGACCCGAGTCCTTCGGTCTGTTCTACAATGAGGATATCTTTAAGGAAGCCGGAATTGCACCTCCCCCGTCGAATGTAGCCGATGCCTGGACCTGGGATGAATTCGTCGAGACCGCCAAGAAGCTGACTGTGGACACCAACGGCAAAACAGCGGCTGATCCCGGTTTCGATCCCCGCAAAATCAAACAGTACGGGGTGAATGCCTCCACCTGGTGGGGAGTGTACAGCAACTTTATCTATTCCAACGGCGGAGACTTTATCTCGGCGGATGGAAAGTCGTTCGGACTCAACCAGCCGGAGGCTGTAGAGGCCATTCAGAAAATATCAGATCTGATGAACGTGTATCATGTATCGCCTTCCCCCGTGCAGTCGAAGAATATCCCGGCTACAAATGTAGCTCTCCAGACCAAAAAGGTGGCGATGACCGTCGACGGGCAATGGGCGAGCGCAGGACTGGCCCAATCCAAGTTCAATTTCAATGTCGGAGTTATGCCTGTTCTGAAAGAGCCGGTGACTACCGTGGTCTGCGCGATGTTTTCGATCTTCAAGTCTACTGAGCATCCCCAGGAAGCCTGGGAACTCATGAAAGCGCTTGTTGACCCGGAAGCTTCGATTGATATGATTACAGCCGGAACCTGGATGCCTTCGCTTAAGGATTGGTACACGGACCCCGCGCTGCTGGCAAAGTGGACAGAAAATCTGGAGGCAAGACCCTCCGGCTATAAAGAGGCGATCGTGGATGTGATTCTGACGAAAGGGCATCAGACGCCGACAGGCTATGTGAAGAATTTCAATAATATTATGGATATCGTCAATCCTGCCTTGGATAAGGTGTGGCTCGGCCAGCAATCGGCCCAGGAAGCGATGGATTCCATTGCGGCAAAAGTGCAGGCGCAAATCAAGGGACGCCGCGATATCAAGGAATAA
- a CDS encoding NAD(P)H-dependent oxidoreductase — MNTLVILAHPSLEASRVNQRWREELRQYPKDITVHELYKAYPDGNIDVPREQNLLEAYPHVILQFPLYWYSYPPLLKKWFDEVWTYGWAYGSTGDKLNGKRIGLAMSIGDKQENYLPEGSVSFTVDEVIAPFKASARHVGAVALPYFAVFGASFQASDEEINHSAKEYIRYILKYQQ, encoded by the coding sequence ATGAACACACTGGTCATTCTGGCACACCCGAGCCTTGAGGCTTCAAGGGTCAACCAGCGCTGGAGAGAAGAACTGCGGCAATATCCAAAGGATATTACCGTTCATGAGCTATACAAAGCGTATCCTGACGGGAACATTGATGTTCCCCGGGAGCAAAATCTATTAGAAGCCTATCCCCATGTCATCCTGCAATTCCCGTTGTATTGGTACAGTTATCCGCCGCTTCTGAAAAAGTGGTTCGACGAGGTTTGGACTTACGGATGGGCTTATGGATCAACAGGTGACAAGCTGAACGGAAAAAGAATTGGACTTGCCATGTCCATCGGGGATAAACAAGAAAATTATCTGCCGGAGGGCTCTGTTTCTTTTACCGTGGACGAAGTGATTGCGCCTTTCAAAGCCAGTGCAAGACATGTGGGCGCCGTGGCACTCCCCTATTTTGCTGTCTTCGGAGCTTCCTTTCAAGCCAGTGATGAAGAAATTAATCATAGCGCAAAAGAGTATATCCGCTATATTTTGAAGTACCAACAGTAA